One stretch of Thermoplasmata archaeon DNA includes these proteins:
- a CDS encoding NADH-quinone oxidoreductase subunit M, translating to MSYLLTLLLLIPAVGAGVGWGVGATQRIAKLTALGFSLVELALASLLLAALIQPSWAGLIGPPVAEVPAPAVPLYYVERQGWWAQFGLNYIVGVDGLSVPLIWLTALLTTLAIVFHWDEEHRPRAFFGLFLFLEMALVGVFEALDFVLFAVFWELVLLPMFFLIGIWGGSNRRYAALKFLIFTHVGFVIMLLSIFSLYWFYSADVNLAVTGVSAPTFDMTVFLQGAKLHVLSSAVPYLTLGTQLPVFAAFLFGFIVKLPSFPFHTWLPDAHVEAPTGGSVLLAGVLLKMGGYGIFRINFGMLPEAAKDLWWVLAILGTVSMVYAAFVCLAQTDLKRLIAYSSVGHMGFVLLGASSLTVIGVQGAIFQLFNHGVITAILFMLAGSVKHSTGTREIPELQGLFKAMPQFSVVLAVGFFASLGLPGLNSFWSEFMVFVGAYGSQNLDTMRRLIIIPLISVVVTAAYYLYTMQRILFGEVPEQLGKPHDLLPWERASYAVLVALVFVVGFFPIPFLGLINAYTSASFPWLAGL from the coding sequence GTGTCGTACCTCCTCACCCTCCTGTTGCTCATCCCCGCCGTCGGCGCCGGCGTCGGCTGGGGGGTCGGCGCGACGCAGCGGATCGCGAAGCTCACCGCCCTTGGTTTCAGCCTCGTCGAGCTCGCCCTGGCGTCGCTCCTCTTGGCTGCGCTCATCCAGCCGAGCTGGGCCGGGTTGATCGGACCGCCAGTCGCGGAAGTTCCCGCGCCCGCCGTCCCCCTGTACTATGTAGAGCGGCAAGGGTGGTGGGCGCAGTTCGGGCTCAACTATATCGTCGGCGTCGACGGGCTCAGCGTGCCGCTCATTTGGCTGACGGCGCTCCTCACGACCCTCGCAATCGTGTTCCACTGGGACGAGGAACACCGACCTCGGGCGTTCTTCGGGCTCTTCCTGTTCCTCGAGATGGCCCTCGTCGGCGTATTCGAGGCCCTCGACTTCGTCCTGTTCGCAGTGTTCTGGGAACTCGTCCTGCTCCCGATGTTCTTCCTGATCGGGATCTGGGGCGGGTCGAATCGGCGGTATGCGGCGCTGAAGTTCCTGATCTTCACACATGTCGGTTTCGTCATCATGCTCCTCTCGATCTTCTCCCTGTACTGGTTCTACAGCGCGGACGTGAACCTCGCGGTGACGGGCGTCAGCGCGCCGACGTTCGACATGACGGTCTTTCTGCAGGGCGCGAAGCTCCACGTGTTGAGCAGCGCCGTGCCGTACCTGACGCTCGGTACGCAACTGCCGGTCTTCGCCGCGTTCCTGTTCGGATTCATCGTGAAGCTGCCTTCGTTCCCGTTCCATACGTGGCTGCCGGACGCCCACGTCGAGGCCCCAACGGGCGGGTCGGTCCTCCTGGCCGGCGTCCTCCTGAAGATGGGCGGCTACGGGATCTTTCGGATCAACTTCGGGATGCTGCCCGAGGCGGCGAAAGACCTCTGGTGGGTCCTTGCGATCCTCGGGACCGTCTCGATGGTCTACGCGGCGTTTGTGTGTCTCGCCCAGACGGATCTCAAACGGCTCATCGCGTACAGCTCCGTCGGACACATGGGGTTCGTGCTCCTCGGCGCCTCGAGCCTTACGGTGATCGGCGTGCAGGGCGCGATCTTCCAGCTGTTCAACCACGGGGTGATTACGGCGATCCTCTTCATGCTCGCCGGGTCCGTGAAGCATAGCACGGGGACGCGGGAGATCCCCGAGCTGCAGGGACTCTTCAAGGCGATGCCGCAGTTCTCGGTCGTCCTCGCGGTCGGCTTCTTCGCGTCCCTCGGGCTCCCCGGCCTGAATTCGTTCTGGTCCGAGTTCATGGTCTTCGTCGGCGCGTACGGCTCCCAGAACCTCGACACGATGAGGAGGCTCATCATCATCCCGCTGATCTCGGTCGTCGTCACCGCCGCATACTATCTGTACACGATGCAGCGCATCTTGTTCGGAGAGGTTCCAGAACAGCTCGGGAAACCGCACGATCTCCTCCCGTGGGAGCGCGCCTCCTATGCCGTCCTCGTCGCCTTGGTCTTCGTGGTCGGCTTCTTCCCCATCCCGTTCCTCGGCTTGATCAACGCCTATACGAGCGCGTCGTTCCCATGGCTGGCAGGTCTCTGA